From Streptomyces fungicidicus, one genomic window encodes:
- a CDS encoding excisionase family DNA-binding protein, whose translation MTDRLLTVAEAAEQLGTGERFVRRLIAERRIRYVKLGRPVRVPESAVTEYIEARTVEPTRRTRTRYGRAA comes from the coding sequence ATGACTGACCGCCTCCTGACGGTGGCCGAAGCCGCCGAACAGCTCGGTACCGGCGAACGCTTCGTTCGCCGTCTGATCGCCGAGCGCCGCATTCGCTACGTCAAGCTCGGACGTCCCGTGCGCGTCCCCGAGAGTGCCGTCACCGAGTACATCGAGGCGCGCACGGTCGAGCCGACCCGGCGCACCCGCACTCGGTACGGGCGGGCCGCCTGA
- a CDS encoding asparagine synthetase B family protein — protein sequence MREDRDGEADYTSLLVRPDEIQVSAGVLGTVPLYLMVVGDEVFGSWDIVDLRPHLRPDRLNPRAVARTLSRQHRYSTDTLFDGVYRLTERATAVFTPAGLSIPYPEPAQHVLEPRSLRSGVDPVTVFDALLTEAMAEWRSTAGRVGVEVSGGADSANVALSAVAAGFGSVHTMGLLMGGRIGQLQRDRRRSLVDHLGLRDTAVPAMQHPPFVPGGVRERRRPHDPAGAFYQEAFDVVRGHVAAHGCELIFTGGGGDEVNAHHSRTEAGLPPMEPVPWLGDKATAALAQVNENLAPIPVLPVPTLMAFGLHNPAYVRLGIWPVAPLVHPRMIRFMEQLPYEYKRDKRMFRDRLRRTGLPESVAAPTEPENFLAVMESGLRTYGLPLLDEMLTDSLLIDLGYVDADALSRARDHAERTPAVPDLLCDTLALEVGLRSLA from the coding sequence GTGCGAGAAGACAGAGACGGTGAAGCCGACTACACGTCGCTGCTCGTCCGGCCCGACGAGATCCAGGTCTCGGCGGGAGTGCTGGGTACCGTCCCGCTGTACCTCATGGTTGTCGGCGACGAGGTCTTCGGGTCCTGGGACATCGTCGACCTCCGGCCGCACCTGCGACCTGACCGGCTCAATCCACGAGCGGTCGCCCGCACCCTGAGCCGCCAACACCGCTACAGCACCGACACCCTCTTCGACGGCGTGTACCGACTCACCGAACGCGCTACCGCGGTCTTCACGCCGGCAGGGCTCTCCATCCCCTACCCCGAGCCCGCCCAACACGTCCTGGAACCCCGCAGCCTCCGTAGCGGAGTGGACCCCGTGACCGTGTTCGACGCACTGCTCACCGAGGCCATGGCCGAGTGGCGATCGACGGCCGGCCGCGTCGGCGTCGAGGTGTCAGGCGGAGCGGACTCGGCCAACGTGGCACTGTCCGCCGTAGCGGCCGGATTCGGCTCCGTGCACACCATGGGGCTGCTCATGGGCGGCCGGATCGGCCAGCTCCAGCGAGACCGACGCCGCTCCCTGGTGGACCACCTGGGATTGCGCGACACCGCCGTGCCGGCGATGCAGCACCCGCCCTTCGTGCCTGGTGGCGTGAGGGAACGCAGACGGCCGCACGATCCGGCAGGCGCCTTCTACCAGGAAGCGTTCGACGTCGTGCGCGGGCACGTGGCCGCACACGGCTGCGAGCTGATCTTCACAGGTGGCGGCGGGGACGAGGTCAACGCCCACCACTCGCGTACGGAAGCCGGACTCCCGCCGATGGAGCCGGTGCCATGGCTCGGCGACAAGGCCACCGCGGCGCTGGCCCAGGTGAACGAGAACCTCGCTCCCATCCCGGTCCTGCCTGTGCCGACGCTCATGGCATTCGGCCTGCACAATCCGGCGTACGTGAGACTCGGTATCTGGCCGGTGGCCCCGCTCGTCCACCCCCGGATGATCCGCTTCATGGAACAGCTGCCGTACGAGTACAAACGCGACAAGAGGATGTTCCGCGACCGACTTCGGCGGACGGGTCTGCCCGAGTCCGTCGCGGCTCCGACCGAGCCGGAGAACTTCCTCGCGGTCATGGAGTCGGGACTGCGCACCTACGGGCTCCCTCTCCTGGACGAGATGCTGACCGATTCCCTGCTGATCGATCTCGGCTACGTTGATGCCGACGCCCTCAGCCGGGCCCGCGACCACGCCGAGCGGACTCCCGCGGTGCCCGACCTGCTGTGCGACACACTCGCCCTGGAAGTCGGACTGCGGAGCCTCGCATGA
- a CDS encoding relaxase/mobilization nuclease domain-containing protein: protein MIPRVHARGTRTIGLLHYLYGPGTHEEHTDSHLVAAWDSLAPDPGRDSDATYGDLQRLLDQPVNALPKNRRPAEHVWHLSVRAAPEDPVLSDEQWGEIARRMVAATGIAPDGDDAACRWAAIRHADDHIHIIATVVREDGRQARIRQDGKRSQAEARVIEIDYGLRRLATGDGTAARRPTSAERHKAQREGRERTAREELRESVRRAVAGAASTDEFFDRLAAAGLLIRKRLAPSGDLLGYKVALPDDRNKDGEPVFYSGSKLAPDLSLPRVRERWSRPSETPTAIDGSWPDQPALPPVTGPAFARRRAAAATWQALLVIDHGDDGTAAAQIAATGEVLDALAKTSAAHTRAELREAASAFERASRSHVKAVRGHDRGLRQAARDLVHSGPVLGRGEDGACTAMLIDMAVFVVTAAAKWHARKHHTQQATAAQQTAEHLRAAYQAASVQPMTALSQRGRRLTQRVRQQQANLLHQVLPELADQIQAESGWPALAATLDDARRAGHDPAALLTEATARRELRSAGSMSDVLVWRLRRSAHLPALPDDRNATALRANRHTSHSAPTTQSVPGPTGNDPRRGR, encoded by the coding sequence GTGATCCCCCGCGTCCACGCAAGAGGCACGCGCACCATCGGCCTGCTCCACTACTTGTACGGGCCCGGCACGCACGAAGAGCACACAGACTCGCACCTGGTGGCCGCCTGGGACAGCCTCGCCCCTGATCCCGGGCGCGACTCCGATGCCACGTACGGCGATCTCCAGCGGCTGCTCGACCAGCCGGTCAACGCCCTGCCGAAGAACCGCCGGCCCGCCGAGCACGTATGGCATCTGTCGGTACGCGCTGCTCCTGAGGACCCGGTCCTGTCGGACGAGCAGTGGGGCGAGATTGCGCGCCGAATGGTCGCCGCCACCGGCATCGCTCCCGACGGTGACGACGCCGCCTGCCGCTGGGCAGCGATTCGGCACGCCGACGACCACATTCACATCATCGCCACCGTCGTACGAGAGGACGGCCGCCAAGCCCGTATCCGCCAGGACGGTAAGCGTTCCCAAGCGGAAGCCCGCGTGATCGAGATCGACTACGGGTTGCGCCGCCTCGCCACCGGCGATGGCACCGCAGCCCGTCGTCCGACCAGCGCCGAACGGCACAAGGCCCAGCGGGAAGGCCGGGAGCGCACAGCGCGGGAGGAACTTCGTGAGTCCGTGCGCCGGGCAGTGGCCGGTGCTGCCTCGACGGACGAGTTTTTCGACCGCCTGGCCGCCGCCGGTCTGCTGATCCGCAAGCGTCTCGCGCCCTCCGGCGATCTCCTCGGGTACAAGGTCGCCCTCCCTGATGACCGGAACAAGGACGGCGAGCCGGTCTTCTACTCAGGCTCCAAGCTGGCGCCCGACCTGTCCCTGCCCCGTGTCCGCGAACGCTGGAGCCGGCCCTCGGAGACGCCCACCGCCATCGACGGTTCATGGCCGGATCAACCTGCACTGCCGCCCGTGACAGGCCCCGCGTTCGCGCGGCGGCGGGCCGCGGCTGCCACGTGGCAGGCCCTGCTGGTGATCGACCACGGCGACGACGGCACCGCAGCAGCCCAGATCGCCGCGACCGGAGAGGTCCTGGACGCGCTGGCCAAGACCTCCGCCGCCCACACCCGGGCCGAACTGCGCGAGGCAGCCTCCGCGTTCGAGCGCGCGAGCCGCTCCCACGTGAAGGCGGTACGCGGGCACGACCGGGGCCTGCGACAAGCCGCCCGTGATCTCGTCCACAGCGGGCCGGTCCTGGGCCGGGGCGAAGACGGCGCCTGCACGGCCATGCTCATCGACATGGCCGTCTTCGTCGTGACCGCCGCGGCAAAGTGGCACGCCAGGAAGCATCACACCCAGCAGGCCACAGCAGCCCAGCAAACCGCCGAGCACCTCCGCGCCGCCTACCAGGCCGCCTCAGTCCAGCCCATGACCGCACTGAGCCAGCGAGGCCGGCGGCTGACTCAACGTGTTCGGCAACAGCAGGCGAACCTGCTCCACCAAGTGCTGCCGGAGCTGGCCGACCAGATCCAAGCCGAGTCCGGTTGGCCCGCCTTGGCCGCCACACTGGACGACGCCCGGAGGGCCGGCCATGACCCGGCCGCCCTGCTGACCGAAGCCACGGCACGGCGCGAACTACGCTCCGCCGGATCCATGAGCGACGTCCTCGTCTGGCGCCTGCGCCGCAGCGCTCACCTGCCCGCACTACCCGACGACCGCAACGCCACGGCCCTCCGAGCCAACCGGCACACCTCGCACTCGGCGCCCACCACGCAGTCGGTGCCCGGCCCGACAGGGAATGATCCCCGCCGTGGGCGCTGA
- a CDS encoding helix-turn-helix domain-containing protein gives MAARSLEIGAAGIRAARTIEILRTERGLSQRELAARVTALGRPMSNTMLSRIERAQRRCDVDDLLTLAQALRVPARALLQDSATC, from the coding sequence ATGGCAGCACGTTCACTGGAAATCGGCGCAGCCGGGATAAGGGCCGCCCGCACGATCGAAATTCTCCGCACCGAGCGCGGCCTCTCCCAGCGAGAGCTGGCCGCTCGCGTCACCGCCCTTGGCCGGCCAATGTCCAACACGATGCTGTCCCGCATCGAACGCGCTCAGCGCCGCTGCGACGTCGACGACCTGCTCACCCTCGCGCAGGCACTTCGCGTCCCGGCCCGCGCCCTGCTCCAGGACTCCGCGACCTGTTGA
- a CDS encoding class I SAM-dependent methyltransferase yields the protein MSGLDIAESRHLAASNLFYRDPALYDRVQSDSTSASSCRALVHRHRPDARTLLDLGCGTGRDLELLARHFDCIGVEFQPGLVDYARRTRPGLDIRLGDMRTIRLDHTADVLTCLGNSLSYVHDNQDIQAVFRTFAAHARPGTLLVLCCSVAPIERDEPQEAEVETGSGTAHVTISYEWDLRTQMNTMRRQWVFNSGEETRDVIRRRVLGPRELELYATLAGFDVLQITDGIGAGTLHGPTAYTVARYR from the coding sequence ATGAGCGGCCTGGACATCGCCGAATCCAGACACCTGGCAGCCTCCAACCTCTTCTACCGAGACCCCGCCCTGTACGACAGAGTGCAGTCTGACAGCACCAGCGCGAGCAGCTGTCGGGCGCTCGTCCATCGGCACCGCCCGGACGCCCGCACTCTGCTGGATCTGGGCTGCGGAACCGGGAGAGACCTGGAGCTGCTGGCCCGCCACTTCGACTGCATCGGTGTCGAGTTCCAGCCCGGCCTGGTCGACTACGCCCGCCGCACACGGCCCGGCCTCGACATCCGCCTCGGCGACATGCGCACCATCCGACTCGACCATACCGCTGACGTGCTGACCTGCCTGGGAAACTCCCTCTCCTACGTGCACGACAACCAGGACATCCAGGCGGTCTTCCGGACCTTCGCAGCGCACGCCCGTCCCGGGACGCTCCTTGTACTCTGCTGTTCCGTAGCGCCGATCGAGCGTGATGAGCCGCAGGAAGCAGAGGTCGAGACCGGATCGGGCACGGCCCACGTGACCATCAGCTATGAGTGGGACCTGCGGACCCAGATGAACACCATGCGTCGGCAGTGGGTGTTCAACTCTGGTGAAGAAACACGGGACGTGATCCGTCGGCGTGTTCTCGGGCCGCGTGAGCTGGAGCTGTACGCGACGCTCGCCGGCTTCGACGTCCTCCAGATCACCGACGGGATCGGAGCAGGCACCTTGCACGGGCCTACCGCGTACACCGTGGCCCGGTACAGGTGA
- a CDS encoding fatty acid desaturase family protein, protein MTMATTTATRSDTPGSDFARLSKKIADAGLLGRRPGYYTLRITAVTGLYAAGWAAFVLVGASCWTLAIAAFLAVMYGQVALVAHDMAHRQVFRRRRASELSGRIAGASIGMSYGWWQDKHTRHHANPNTENLDPDIGPDLLVWSPDQARAATGLPRLLGRWQAFLFFPLLTLEGFNLHVASGRAMANRRLKRRAVDGALLLGHCAVYLAALFWVLPPGMAIAFLAVHQCLFGVYLGSAFAPNHKGMPILTADDRPDFLRRQVLTSRNVNGGRFTDLALGGLNHQIEHHLFPSMPSPNLRKARAIVRRYCRDVGVDYAETGLVASYRLALTSLHDAGAPLRRTRVPT, encoded by the coding sequence ATGACCATGGCCACCACCACCGCCACGCGCTCCGACACTCCCGGCAGCGACTTCGCCCGGCTGTCGAAGAAGATCGCGGACGCCGGACTGCTGGGGCGCCGCCCCGGCTACTACACGTTACGCATCACCGCCGTGACCGGGCTCTACGCCGCCGGATGGGCCGCGTTCGTCCTCGTCGGCGCCTCCTGCTGGACACTGGCGATCGCCGCGTTCCTGGCCGTGATGTACGGGCAAGTCGCCCTGGTCGCCCATGACATGGCCCACCGGCAGGTGTTCCGCCGCCGCCGGGCCAGCGAGTTGTCCGGACGGATCGCCGGCGCGTCGATCGGCATGAGCTACGGCTGGTGGCAGGACAAGCACACCCGTCACCACGCCAACCCCAACACCGAGAACCTCGACCCCGACATCGGACCCGACCTGCTCGTCTGGTCCCCGGACCAGGCCCGCGCCGCCACCGGACTGCCCCGCCTGCTCGGCCGCTGGCAGGCGTTCCTCTTCTTTCCCCTGCTCACGCTGGAGGGCTTCAACCTGCACGTGGCGAGCGGCAGGGCCATGGCCAACCGCCGGCTCAAACGCCGGGCGGTCGACGGCGCTCTGCTCCTGGGGCACTGCGCCGTCTACCTGGCCGCCCTGTTCTGGGTCCTGCCGCCCGGGATGGCGATCGCCTTCCTCGCCGTCCACCAGTGCCTGTTCGGCGTCTACCTCGGTTCGGCCTTCGCACCCAACCACAAGGGGATGCCGATCCTGACGGCCGACGACCGCCCCGACTTCCTCCGCCGCCAGGTGCTGACCTCACGCAACGTCAACGGCGGCCGGTTCACCGACCTGGCGCTCGGCGGCCTGAACCACCAGATCGAGCACCACCTGTTCCCGAGCATGCCCAGCCCCAACCTGCGCAAGGCCCGCGCCATCGTCCGGCGGTACTGCCGGGACGTGGGCGTCGACTACGCGGAAACGGGCCTGGTCGCCTCCTACCGGTTGGCACTCACCAGCCTCCACGACGCCGGCGCCCCGCTCCGACGGACCCGCGTCCCCACCTAG
- a CDS encoding plasmid mobilization protein, translated as MDCARTSPSQPRIQQRERLRDENKRLHQPSCRMNDAEYQLLARAAATCHMSIAGFLARSALDAAHDLGRTAADIAGEREMLHELFALRRHLGQLGNNLNQVAKALNSGADASQAEAVLATVQRAAKRVDAFTQHHLDNRTAG; from the coding sequence ATCGACTGCGCGCGCACCTCTCCGTCGCAGCCCCGCATACAGCAGCGCGAACGCCTGCGCGACGAGAACAAGCGCCTGCACCAGCCCAGCTGCCGCATGAACGACGCCGAGTACCAACTGCTCGCCCGAGCAGCCGCCACGTGCCACATGAGCATCGCCGGCTTCCTCGCCCGCTCCGCTCTCGACGCCGCCCACGACCTCGGCCGTACCGCCGCGGACATCGCAGGCGAGCGAGAGATGCTGCACGAGCTGTTCGCGCTGCGGCGCCACCTCGGGCAACTCGGCAACAACCTCAACCAGGTCGCCAAGGCGCTGAACTCCGGCGCCGACGCATCGCAGGCAGAGGCGGTCCTCGCCACCGTCCAGCGCGCCGCCAAGCGCGTCGACGCCTTCACCCAGCACCACTTGGACAACAGGACAGCCGGGTGA
- a CDS encoding SpoIIE family protein phosphatase gives MRDAVGDDVGPWPADEPGFWRQVVERLGTAVLVLDTAGRVIAANPAAERLLGRTAAAMRGADAHDLLHRDADGNKVPRDRCPLLHALAEGQGARGEGGTYLRGDGRLLAVSWSVSPLTEDGCVQGMALLFTDATGDRRVHRERTARTRALEDLNERLSLVAEITDVLGQTLETDEALARLVRLLVPRLADWAAVDLRTGSGEVHRVTVTGPEGRDAGFQGRSVLGAEGAGEGEDSPLGHALTGGESVLQERVAAVTPAAAHPPLVALHSGFLAAVGARSAITVPLGARDRITGALTVVRTDPAHPFDEDDLAAVSDVGRRVGVVIDNTRRYGRQRAVAEAMQRNLLAPLPQHGHLRLAARYQPAPAGSQVGGDWYDAFILKDGALALVIGDVVGHDLTAAAGMAQLHGILRSLAWDHTGPPGAVVDRLDAAMPVITTVPLATLILARVEGDPDTGPWTLRWTSAGHPPPLLLSPDGTACFLEAGQGLLLGTGSVGDADRPDATHPLKPGSTLLLYTDGLVETPGSDLDTGLDRLLRHALTLVHEPLDRLCGKVLAHLPPGSTDDVALLALRVPPP, from the coding sequence GTGCGCGATGCGGTGGGTGATGACGTGGGGCCGTGGCCGGCGGACGAACCGGGTTTCTGGCGGCAGGTCGTCGAGCGGCTGGGCACGGCGGTGCTGGTGCTGGACACAGCCGGACGGGTGATCGCCGCGAACCCGGCGGCCGAGCGGCTGCTGGGCCGCACCGCCGCCGCGATGCGGGGCGCCGACGCACACGATCTGCTGCACCGGGACGCGGACGGCAACAAGGTGCCGCGAGACCGGTGCCCACTGCTCCACGCGCTGGCCGAGGGGCAGGGGGCGCGAGGGGAGGGCGGCACGTATCTGCGCGGTGACGGTCGTCTGCTGGCTGTCTCCTGGTCCGTGTCCCCCTTGACGGAGGACGGCTGCGTGCAAGGCATGGCATTGCTGTTCACGGACGCCACGGGGGACCGCCGCGTCCATCGGGAGCGAACGGCGCGCACGCGCGCCTTGGAGGACCTCAACGAGCGGCTGTCCCTGGTCGCGGAGATCACGGACGTCCTGGGGCAGACTCTGGAGACCGACGAGGCGCTGGCCCGCCTGGTGCGGCTGCTCGTGCCCCGTCTGGCCGACTGGGCCGCGGTGGACCTGCGGACCGGTTCCGGCGAGGTCCACCGGGTGACGGTGACCGGTCCGGAGGGACGGGACGCCGGATTCCAGGGCCGGAGCGTACTCGGCGCGGAGGGAGCCGGTGAGGGGGAGGACTCGCCGCTGGGCCATGCGCTGACCGGGGGCGAATCCGTGCTCCAGGAGCGGGTGGCTGCCGTCACCCCGGCCGCCGCACATCCGCCTCTGGTGGCTCTCCACAGTGGCTTCCTGGCCGCGGTGGGTGCGCGCTCCGCCATCACGGTGCCGCTCGGCGCCCGGGACCGGATCACCGGGGCGCTGACGGTGGTGCGCACCGACCCGGCGCATCCCTTCGACGAGGACGACCTGGCGGCAGTGAGTGACGTCGGCCGCCGGGTCGGCGTGGTCATCGACAACACCCGCCGCTACGGCCGTCAGCGCGCCGTCGCCGAGGCGATGCAGCGCAACCTGCTCGCCCCGCTGCCGCAGCACGGCCATCTCCGGCTGGCCGCCCGCTACCAGCCCGCACCTGCGGGCTCGCAGGTCGGTGGGGACTGGTACGACGCCTTCATCCTGAAGGACGGCGCGCTCGCCCTGGTCATCGGTGACGTCGTGGGCCACGACCTGACCGCGGCGGCCGGTATGGCCCAACTGCACGGCATTCTGCGTTCGCTGGCCTGGGACCACACGGGACCGCCCGGCGCCGTCGTCGACCGCCTCGACGCCGCCATGCCGGTCATCACCACCGTCCCGCTGGCCACCCTGATCCTCGCCCGCGTCGAGGGCGACCCGGACACGGGACCGTGGACGCTCCGCTGGACCAGCGCGGGGCACCCGCCCCCGCTGCTCCTCTCCCCGGACGGCACCGCATGCTTTCTTGAAGCCGGCCAGGGGCTGCTCCTCGGCACCGGATCCGTCGGCGACGCGGACCGACCGGACGCCACGCATCCCCTGAAGCCCGGCTCCACCCTGCTGCTGTACACGGACGGGCTCGTCGAGACACCGGGCAGCGACCTCGACACGGGCCTGGACCGGCTGCTCCGGCACGCCCTCACTCTCGTCCACGAACCGCTGGACAGGCTGTGCGGAAAGGTCCTCGCCCACCTGCCGCCCGGCAGCACCGACGACGTGGCCCTGCTCGCCCTGCGCGTACCGCCGCCATGA
- a CDS encoding DUF5994 family protein, with protein sequence MSDPDPPRVTRLLPDAVHQAVSRPGTAVVRLETTHDRKGALDGAWWPRSRDIAGELPGLVSALSEYLGPITRVGLDTDAWDELPTRLTIDGRVVRIDSFPVGDDTVLITRGSNDLFSLLVVPPHTAADAARAAMAAAVRAGSQTSAEQILIDTGTERVGPGHARAAALRHGRHEPGC encoded by the coding sequence ATGTCCGACCCCGACCCCCCGCGGGTGACCAGGCTCCTGCCCGACGCTGTGCATCAGGCGGTTTCGCGACCTGGAACCGCGGTGGTGCGGCTTGAGACGACGCATGACCGGAAGGGTGCGCTCGACGGGGCGTGGTGGCCCCGCTCCCGCGACATCGCCGGTGAACTGCCCGGCCTCGTCTCCGCGCTGTCCGAGTACCTCGGGCCGATCACACGTGTCGGTCTGGACACCGACGCCTGGGACGAGCTGCCGACGCGGCTGACGATCGACGGTCGTGTCGTCCGCATCGACTCCTTCCCGGTCGGAGACGACACCGTTCTCATCACCCGGGGCAGCAATGATCTCTTTTCGCTGCTGGTGGTTCCGCCGCACACCGCGGCCGACGCGGCCCGCGCGGCCATGGCCGCGGCCGTGCGCGCCGGCAGTCAGACGTCGGCGGAACAGATCCTCATCGACACCGGCACGGAGCGTGTGGGTCCGGGGCATGCACGCGCCGCTGCGCTACGCCACGGCCGCCATGAGCCGGGCTGCTGA
- a CDS encoding ATP-binding protein has product MTSTLTREPQPVGLLADRLNGILAGRGIDPGAVATEPPAEPVTALELADARIPARYRRALADHPQIITWADHIAHAGRPGPSGPGIAEGPSLLIAGPTGTGKTHQAYGAVRALLTRGVRLRWEAVTTADLYARLRPRADHDAERDLQTLARSPLLLLDDLGAAKTSEWTEELTYRLINHRYEHMLPTLITTNLPTAELRTTLGDRVASRLAEMTDRVILKGPDRRRHRSP; this is encoded by the coding sequence CTGACCTCCACCCTCACCCGCGAACCCCAGCCCGTCGGCCTGCTCGCCGACCGTCTGAACGGCATACTGGCGGGCCGCGGCATCGACCCCGGCGCCGTAGCCACGGAGCCGCCCGCCGAACCCGTCACCGCCTTGGAGCTGGCCGACGCCCGCATCCCGGCCCGCTACCGCCGCGCCCTCGCCGACCACCCTCAGATCATCACCTGGGCCGACCACATCGCCCATGCCGGACGCCCCGGCCCCAGTGGGCCCGGCATCGCCGAGGGTCCCTCCCTGCTGATCGCCGGCCCCACCGGCACGGGCAAGACGCATCAGGCGTACGGCGCCGTCCGGGCACTCCTCACCCGCGGGGTCCGCCTGCGCTGGGAAGCCGTCACCACCGCCGACCTGTACGCCCGCCTGCGTCCCCGTGCCGACCACGACGCCGAACGCGACCTGCAGACCCTGGCCCGCAGCCCACTGCTGCTCCTGGACGACCTCGGTGCGGCCAAGACCAGCGAGTGGACCGAGGAGCTGACCTACCGGCTCATCAACCACCGGTACGAGCACATGCTCCCCACCCTCATCACGACCAACCTCCCCACCGCCGAGCTGCGCACCACCCTCGGTGACCGCGTCGCTTCCCGCCTCGCGGAGATGACCGACCGCGTCATCCTCAAGGGCCCTGACAGACGACGTCACCGCTCCCCCTGA
- a CDS encoding DUF5994 family protein: protein MITTVPTAPSTPPPPPPLPLVRLRLAPHGALPRRIDGVWWPYSRDLLTQLPKMLAALPRAWGDITGVTVDAAAWSAAPGRMFVANQVVRLHKAPASPHAPDRVVLLSPGLGRWDLQVIPPDATEEAAALLTAAALDDRRPGADGEARPPTPTAAAGPHGRVGPTGRGTRAPRW, encoded by the coding sequence GTGATCACCACAGTCCCCACCGCACCGTCCACCCCGCCTCCGCCCCCGCCCCTGCCCCTCGTCCGCCTGCGTCTCGCGCCACACGGCGCGCTGCCGCGCCGGATCGACGGGGTGTGGTGGCCGTACTCCCGCGATCTTCTGACACAGCTCCCGAAGATGCTCGCCGCGCTGCCGAGAGCGTGGGGCGACATCACCGGCGTCACCGTGGACGCCGCGGCCTGGTCGGCGGCACCGGGGCGCATGTTCGTCGCCAACCAGGTCGTCCGCCTGCACAAGGCCCCCGCCTCTCCGCACGCTCCGGACCGGGTCGTCCTGCTCTCCCCCGGGCTCGGCCGTTGGGATCTGCAGGTGATCCCGCCGGACGCGACGGAGGAAGCAGCCGCTCTCCTCACGGCCGCCGCCCTGGACGACCGGCGGCCCGGCGCCGACGGAGAAGCCCGGCCCCCGACCCCGACGGCGGCGGCAGGTCCCCACGGCCGTGTGGGGCCCACCGGGCGGGGCACCCGGGCCCCTCGGTGGTAG
- a CDS encoding DUF5994 family protein yields the protein MNSTQLRPHAAPFRSRAARLVLGSASRFGRPDGAWWPRTRDLARELGELADVIDPLWGRLTHVAVNPRHWQPLPHGLVVVNGYEVAVDRFTEVLNPHRILLQSYTAGRWDLLVVPPPTSASSAARLMAAVA from the coding sequence ATGAACTCCACTCAGCTGCGTCCGCACGCGGCACCGTTCCGCTCACGTGCCGCGCGCCTCGTCCTCGGATCCGCCAGCCGTTTCGGCCGTCCGGACGGCGCTTGGTGGCCACGGACCCGCGACCTGGCACGAGAACTCGGCGAACTGGCCGACGTGATCGATCCGCTGTGGGGCCGGCTCACCCACGTGGCCGTCAATCCCCGCCACTGGCAGCCTCTCCCGCACGGCCTGGTCGTCGTCAACGGCTACGAGGTGGCGGTCGACCGATTCACCGAGGTGCTCAACCCGCACAGGATCCTGCTGCAGTCCTACACCGCGGGCCGCTGGGATCTCCTCGTGGTGCCGCCCCCGACGAGCGCGTCGTCAGCAGCCCGGCTCATGGCGGCCGTGGCGTAG
- a CDS encoding DUF5994 family protein yields MTATVSPPTTSEDRRPMSPVRLSLAPAGSAPLLLDGAWWPRSRDLAAELPALASVLDPLWGRVTRVTVNPAQWPVVPRKVPVAGHVVKVGWFRFEQDEHELLLLSYHVGRWNLLVVPPQTPPAAAAWLMAAASDPRRIATASSLLADAARLTVTAEADRTREAVWESEGGHGAGASVTSPWLRVAVATPEDRPERV; encoded by the coding sequence ATGACTGCGACCGTCTCCCCTCCGACGACGTCCGAAGACCGGCGTCCCATGTCCCCCGTACGCCTCTCGCTCGCTCCCGCCGGTTCGGCACCGCTTCTGCTGGACGGCGCCTGGTGGCCACGCTCGCGTGATCTCGCCGCCGAACTGCCTGCCCTGGCGTCCGTTCTCGATCCGCTGTGGGGGCGGGTCACCCGGGTCACGGTGAACCCCGCCCAGTGGCCGGTCGTCCCGCGCAAGGTGCCTGTCGCCGGGCACGTGGTGAAGGTGGGCTGGTTCCGCTTCGAGCAGGACGAGCACGAGTTGCTGCTGCTCTCCTACCACGTGGGCCGCTGGAACCTGCTGGTCGTTCCCCCGCAGACGCCTCCGGCCGCGGCCGCCTGGCTGATGGCCGCTGCGAGCGACCCGCGCCGGATAGCGACCGCGAGCAGCCTGCTGGCGGATGCCGCGCGTCTGACGGTGACCGCCGAGGCCGACCGCACCAGGGAAGCGGTGTGGGAGTCCGAAGGAGGACATGGAGCCGGTGCTTCCGTCACTTCTCCATGGCTTCGAGTCGCCGTCGCCACACCGGAGGACCGGCCGGAAAGGGTGTGA